From the Streptomyces syringium genome, one window contains:
- a CDS encoding P-II family nitrogen regulator — protein MKLITAVVKPHRIDEIKDALRTFGVQGLTVTEASGYGRQRGHTEVYRGAEYEIDLVPKIRIEVLVEDADAEDVVDVVVKTARTGKIGDGKVWVVPVETVVRVRTGDRGPDAL, from the coding sequence ATGAAGCTCATCACCGCGGTCGTCAAGCCGCACCGGATCGACGAGATCAAGGACGCGCTGCGGACCTTCGGCGTCCAGGGTCTGACCGTCACCGAGGCCAGCGGCTACGGCAGGCAGCGCGGTCACACCGAGGTCTACCGCGGCGCCGAGTACGAGATCGACCTCGTTCCGAAGATCCGCATAGAGGTACTCGTGGAGGACGCCGACGCCGAGGACGTCGTCGACGTCGTCGTGAAGACGGCCCGCACGGGGAAGATCGGCGACGGCAAGGTCTGGGTCGTCCCGGTCGAGACGGTGGTGCGCGTCCGGACCGGAGACCGCGGCCCGGACGCGCTCTGA
- the nsdA gene encoding transcriptional repressor NsdA yields the protein MLWAVRAQSRVPDGGVPVGGNGSGIGGADQPDKGDKRPNEQLGSWFLRSGLSKGELARQVNRRARQLGAHHISTDTSRVRRWLDGEQPREPIPKILSELFSERFGCVVGVEDIGLRAAHQSPSVSGVDLPWAGSQTVELISEFSRSDLMLARRGFLGTSLALAAGPALIEPMQRWLVPVPAGREPERPAVPEGGRRGAKLSRPELDLLESTTMMFRQWDAQCGGGLRRKAVVGQLHEVTDLLQEPQSDATSKRLFKVAAELAELAGWMSYDIGLHPTAQKYFVLALHAAKEAGDRPLGSYILSSMSRQMIHLGRADDALELIHLGQYGSRETATARTQAMLYAMEARAYANMGQPAKCKRAVNMAEDCFSDCVPGDGDPDWIRFFSEAELNAENAHSYRDLAYVAGRSPTYASLARPKMETAVELFEQDPEHQRSYALNLIGMATVHLMEREPEQSTVLAGKALKIAKQVRSERVNNRLRKTVDTAVRDFGDVAEVVDLTEQLAVHLPESVETAHAV from the coding sequence ATGCTGTGGGCGGTTCGAGCGCAGAGCAGAGTTCCGGATGGGGGCGTTCCAGTGGGCGGCAACGGCAGCGGCATCGGTGGGGCCGACCAGCCCGATAAGGGCGACAAGCGTCCCAATGAGCAGTTGGGCTCATGGTTCCTGCGCAGTGGCCTGTCGAAGGGCGAACTGGCCCGGCAAGTCAACCGCAGGGCACGGCAGTTGGGTGCCCATCACATCAGCACGGACACCTCGCGGGTGCGGCGCTGGCTCGACGGCGAGCAGCCGCGCGAGCCGATCCCGAAGATCCTCTCCGAGTTGTTCTCCGAGCGCTTCGGCTGCGTGGTGGGCGTCGAGGACATCGGTCTGCGCGCCGCACACCAGTCGCCGTCCGTGTCCGGGGTGGACCTGCCCTGGGCGGGGTCCCAGACCGTCGAGCTGATCAGCGAGTTCTCGCGCAGCGACCTGATGCTGGCGCGGCGCGGTTTCCTCGGTACCTCGCTCGCCCTGGCGGCGGGGCCCGCGCTGATCGAGCCCATGCAGCGCTGGCTGGTGCCGGTCCCGGCGGGCCGTGAGCCCGAGCGGCCGGCCGTTCCCGAGGGCGGCCGCCGCGGGGCCAAGCTCTCCAGGCCGGAGCTGGATCTGCTGGAGTCGACGACCATGATGTTCCGCCAGTGGGACGCCCAGTGTGGTGGCGGGCTGCGCCGCAAGGCCGTGGTCGGGCAGCTCCACGAGGTCACCGACCTGCTCCAGGAGCCCCAGTCGGACGCCACGTCCAAGCGGCTGTTCAAGGTCGCGGCCGAGCTGGCGGAGCTGGCGGGCTGGATGAGCTACGACATCGGTCTGCACCCCACCGCGCAGAAGTATTTCGTGCTGGCCCTGCACGCCGCCAAGGAGGCGGGCGACCGCCCCCTCGGTTCGTACATCCTCTCCAGCATGAGCCGCCAGATGATCCACCTCGGCCGGGCGGACGACGCACTGGAGTTGATCCACCTCGGGCAGTACGGCTCCCGCGAGACGGCCACCGCGCGGACCCAGGCGATGTTGTATGCGATGGAGGCCCGCGCCTACGCCAATATGGGCCAGCCCGCCAAGTGCAAGCGCGCGGTGAACATGGCGGAGGACTGCTTCAGCGACTGTGTGCCGGGCGACGGGGATCCCGACTGGATCCGTTTCTTCTCCGAGGCCGAACTCAACGCGGAGAATGCCCATTCCTACCGGGATCTCGCTTATGTGGCCGGTCGCAGCCCCACCTACGCCTCGCTCGCGCGGCCGAAGATGGAGACCGCCGTCGAGCTCTTCGAGCAGGACCCGGAGCACCAGCGGTCGTATGCGCTCAACCTCATCGGCATGGCCACCGTGCACCTCATGGAGCGCGAGCCCGAGCAGTCCACGGTGCTCGCCGGAAAGGCCCTCAAGATCGCCAAGCAGGTGCGTTCGGAGCGGGTCAACAACCGGCTGCGCAAGACCGTCGACACCGCCGTGCGTGACTTCGGCGATGTGGCCGAAGTCGTCGATCTGACCGAGCAACTCGCCGTTCACCTGCCGGAATCCGTGGAGACCGCGCACGCGGTCTGA
- a CDS encoding purine-cytosine permease family protein translates to MDNVVLADSEGAIETRGIEPVPDQERHGRVRELFPTWVAANISVLLLTMGAALVVFNALNFWQVLIVAACAALASFGMVGVLSVSGKWGGAPGAMLSRATFGVRGNLFPGAILWVARFGWETINAVTGAYAVLTVLDLLFGIKSNNVLIVITLFVFVACTFLVSGMGRKALNVCNKWSTYLFGIFSVLVLGYLIATMDWDEVFSKPAGTTAMMITGIGTIAAGGISWVPTGPDFTRYLPHAASGKKIVGATISGAGLVMVPMVLMGAVMAVATPGLAEAPDPVSFLGDILPTWLAVPYLVTAIVGMLLINSLSMYSAGFTAQTMGVKLPRAMAVSINAVISLVGGLLLMLVAKSFLSSFITFLILLAVSFSAWIGVYAVDMARRRARAVRYDPEGLMDTGRTSRYWYVGGFCWQAMTAWTIALIAGICFTKCDWFTGPLASTFVGKYGLSWAATIAISALLMAVLPAPRESASADADTDAAAGSQRESAAA, encoded by the coding sequence ATGGACAACGTCGTCCTCGCCGATTCAGAAGGCGCGATAGAAACCCGCGGCATCGAGCCCGTACCGGACCAGGAGCGTCACGGCAGAGTCCGGGAACTCTTCCCGACCTGGGTCGCGGCCAACATCAGCGTGTTGCTGCTCACCATGGGCGCTGCCCTGGTCGTCTTCAACGCGCTGAACTTCTGGCAGGTGCTGATCGTCGCCGCCTGCGCCGCGCTCGCGTCGTTCGGCATGGTCGGCGTGCTGTCGGTGTCGGGCAAGTGGGGCGGCGCCCCGGGCGCGATGCTCTCCCGCGCGACCTTCGGTGTGCGTGGCAATCTCTTCCCGGGCGCGATCCTGTGGGTCGCCCGCTTCGGCTGGGAGACGATCAACGCGGTCACCGGCGCGTATGCGGTGCTGACCGTCCTTGACCTGCTCTTCGGCATCAAGAGCAACAACGTGCTCATCGTGATCACGCTGTTCGTCTTCGTCGCCTGCACGTTCCTGGTCAGTGGCATGGGCCGCAAGGCGCTGAACGTGTGCAACAAGTGGTCGACGTACCTCTTCGGCATCTTCAGTGTGCTGGTCCTCGGCTACCTGATCGCCACCATGGACTGGGACGAGGTCTTCTCCAAGCCCGCCGGCACCACCGCCATGATGATCACCGGCATCGGCACGATCGCCGCCGGCGGCATCAGCTGGGTGCCCACCGGCCCCGACTTCACCCGCTACCTCCCGCACGCGGCCTCCGGCAAGAAGATCGTCGGCGCGACGATCTCGGGCGCGGGCCTGGTCATGGTCCCGATGGTGCTGATGGGCGCGGTCATGGCCGTGGCCACCCCGGGCCTCGCCGAGGCTCCGGACCCGGTCTCCTTCCTGGGTGACATCCTGCCGACCTGGCTGGCCGTGCCCTACCTCGTCACGGCGATCGTGGGCATGCTGCTGATCAACAGCCTGTCGATGTACTCGGCCGGCTTCACCGCGCAGACCATGGGCGTGAAGCTGCCCCGCGCGATGGCCGTCAGCATCAACGCCGTGATCTCCCTGGTCGGCGGTCTGCTGCTGATGCTGGTCGCGAAGAGCTTCCTCAGCTCCTTCATCACCTTCCTGATCCTGCTCGCGGTCTCCTTCTCCGCCTGGATCGGCGTCTACGCCGTCGACATGGCCCGCCGCCGGGCCCGTGCCGTGCGCTACGACCCCGAGGGCCTCATGGACACCGGCCGCACCAGCCGCTACTGGTACGTGGGCGGCTTCTGCTGGCAGGCGATGACGGCCTGGACGATCGCCCTGATCGCGGGCATCTGCTTCACGAAGTGCGACTGGTTCACGGGGCCGCTCGCCTCGACGTTCGTCGGAAAGTACGGGCTGAGCTGGGCGGCGACGATCGCCATCTCCGCCCTGCTGATGGCAGTGCTGCCGGCTCCGCGGGAGTCGGCCTCGGCCGACGCGGACACGGATGCCGCCGCCGGTTCGCAGCGGGAGTCCGCTGCCGCGTAG
- a CDS encoding bifunctional DNA primase/polymerase has protein sequence MGFTIGGIRDLRSSSRRRWRASECATTVAEYTGLWGWDVVPGARAARGGSVTCSCGAADCPAPGAHPLSFAPIVPAGATLDDATAAWAEVPGAAVLLPVGRAFDVLEVAEAAGRHALVRLERMGLPLGPVALTPHSRALFFVAPGAAAELPQLLYRMGWDDARLDLRCLGAGDHITAPPSDFAGLGPMRWLRPPALDTAGHPPQARLLLGTLAYVCHRSAAS, from the coding sequence ATGGGCTTCACAATCGGCGGCATCCGGGATCTGCGCTCGAGCTCTCGGCGCCGGTGGCGCGCGTCGGAGTGCGCGACGACGGTAGCGGAGTACACCGGCCTCTGGGGGTGGGACGTGGTGCCCGGCGCCCGGGCGGCCCGCGGCGGGAGCGTGACGTGTTCGTGCGGCGCCGCCGACTGCCCCGCACCGGGCGCCCATCCACTCTCTTTCGCCCCGATCGTCCCGGCCGGGGCGACGTTGGACGATGCCACGGCCGCCTGGGCCGAGGTGCCGGGCGCGGCCGTACTGCTGCCCGTGGGCCGCGCGTTCGACGTCCTGGAGGTCGCGGAGGCGGCGGGCCGGCACGCGCTGGTGCGACTGGAGCGGATGGGGCTGCCGCTCGGTCCGGTGGCCCTCACCCCGCACAGCCGGGCGCTGTTCTTCGTCGCACCCGGCGCCGCCGCCGAACTCCCCCAGCTGCTCTACCGCATGGGCTGGGACGACGCCCGGCTCGATCTGCGCTGCCTGGGAGCGGGTGACCACATCACCGCCCCGCCCTCCGACTTCGCGGGCCTCGGCCCGATGCGCTGGCTGCGCCCGCCGGCCCTGGACACCGCGGGCCACCCCCCACAGGCACGGCTGCTGCTGGGCACCCTCGCCTATGTCTGCCACCGCTCGGCCGCGAGCTGA
- the ftsY gene encoding signal recognition particle-docking protein FtsY, translated as MEIVILAVVIAVVALGAISGLVVSSRKKKQLPPAPPSSPSVTAPPAEPHVGEEAETPRAEPRRTIEEVDLPPAEAPAAEAPVAEPAAPEAPAAPEIEVPEPTAGRLVRLRARLSRSQNSLGKGLLTLLSREHLDEDTWEEIEDTLLTADVGVAPTQELVERLRERVRVLGTRTPEDLRNLLREELLALIGTDFDRSVHTEPGVGTNGEEKPGVVMVVGVNGTGKTTTTGKLARVLVADGKSVVLGAADTFRAAAADQLQTWGERVGARTVRGPEGGDPASIAFDAVKEGIAESADVVLIDTAGRLHTKTGLMDELGKVKRVVEKHGSVDEVLLVLDATTGQNGLVQARVFAEVVNITGIVLTKLDGTAKGGIVVAVQRELGVPVKLVGLGEGADDLAPFEPEAFVDALIGD; from the coding sequence ATGGAAATCGTCATCCTTGCTGTAGTCATCGCTGTGGTCGCGCTCGGCGCGATCAGCGGGCTCGTGGTCAGCAGCCGCAAGAAGAAGCAGCTGCCCCCGGCCCCGCCGAGCAGCCCGTCCGTCACCGCGCCGCCCGCCGAGCCACACGTCGGCGAGGAGGCCGAGACCCCGCGCGCGGAACCGCGCCGGACCATTGAAGAGGTGGACCTGCCGCCGGCCGAGGCGCCGGCCGCGGAGGCACCCGTCGCCGAGCCGGCGGCCCCCGAGGCACCGGCCGCCCCCGAGATCGAGGTCCCCGAGCCCACCGCGGGCCGGCTGGTGCGGCTTCGCGCCCGGCTCTCCCGCTCCCAGAACTCCCTGGGCAAGGGACTGCTCACCCTGCTCTCCCGCGAGCACCTCGACGAGGACACCTGGGAGGAGATCGAGGACACCCTGCTCACCGCCGACGTCGGCGTCGCGCCGACGCAGGAGCTCGTGGAGCGGCTGCGCGAGCGGGTCCGGGTGCTCGGCACCCGCACCCCGGAGGACCTGCGCAACCTGCTCCGTGAGGAGCTGCTCGCCCTCATCGGCACCGACTTCGACCGCAGTGTCCACACCGAGCCCGGTGTGGGGACGAACGGCGAGGAGAAGCCCGGTGTCGTGATGGTCGTCGGCGTGAACGGCACCGGCAAGACCACCACGACCGGCAAGCTGGCGCGCGTGCTCGTCGCCGACGGCAAGTCCGTCGTGCTCGGCGCGGCGGACACCTTCCGTGCCGCCGCCGCCGATCAGCTGCAGACCTGGGGCGAGCGCGTCGGCGCCCGTACGGTCCGCGGGCCCGAGGGCGGCGACCCGGCGTCGATCGCCTTCGACGCGGTCAAGGAGGGCATCGCCGAGAGCGCGGACGTCGTCCTCATCGACACCGCCGGCCGACTGCACACCAAGACCGGGCTCATGGACGAGCTGGGCAAGGTCAAGCGGGTCGTGGAGAAGCACGGCTCGGTGGACGAGGTGCTGCTGGTGCTGGACGCGACCACCGGGCAGAACGGCCTGGTCCAGGCGCGGGTCTTCGCCGAGGTCGTGAACATCACGGGCATCGTCCTGACCAAGCTGGACGGCACCGCCAAGGGCGGCATCGTCGTCGCGGTCCAGCGCGAGCTGGGCGTGCCGGTGAAGCTGGTGGGGCTCGGCGAGGGCGCGGACGACCTCGCGCCGTTCGAGCCGGAGGCGTTCGTCGACGCCCTCATCGGTGACTGA
- a CDS encoding ammonium transporter encodes MNGADTAFVLISAALVMLMTPGLAFFYGGMVRVKSTLNMLMMSFISLGIVSVLWVLYGYSLAFGDDLGGGLLGNFDHIGLKGISPETLTGGKEGIPVLAFALFQLMFAALTPALMSGALADRVKFSAWALFITLWVTVVYFPVAHWVWQADGWLFKLKVIDFAGGTAVHINAGVGALAAVLVVGKRIGFKKDPMRPHSLPLVMLGAALLWFGWFGFNAGSALAANGVAANMAMNTQVATGAAMLGWLVYERIRHGAFTTLGAASGAVAGLVAITPAGAAVNAFGAILIGLVAGAVCSWAVSLKFKLGFDDSLDVVGVHLVGGVIGTLLVGVLATGGVGGATQLGRQAAGAFAVMGYSFVVSWLLAKGVDKAIGFRASEDDEVSGVDQAYHAESAYDFSAVAGVSSARAAAPAAVSDKAQNKKVDA; translated from the coding sequence TTGAATGGCGCAGATACCGCATTCGTATTGATCAGTGCCGCGCTCGTGATGCTGATGACACCGGGCCTTGCCTTCTTCTACGGCGGCATGGTGCGGGTGAAGAGCACGCTCAACATGCTGATGATGTCCTTCATCTCGCTCGGCATCGTCTCGGTGCTCTGGGTGCTCTACGGGTACTCGCTCGCCTTCGGCGATGACCTCGGTGGCGGGCTGCTGGGCAACTTCGACCACATCGGCCTCAAAGGCATCAGCCCCGAGACCCTGACGGGCGGCAAGGAAGGCATCCCCGTCCTCGCCTTCGCCCTCTTCCAATTGATGTTCGCGGCCCTCACCCCCGCGCTGATGAGCGGGGCCCTCGCGGACCGCGTGAAGTTCAGCGCCTGGGCGCTGTTCATCACCCTCTGGGTGACGGTCGTCTACTTCCCGGTCGCGCACTGGGTCTGGCAGGCCGACGGCTGGCTCTTCAAGCTCAAGGTGATCGACTTCGCGGGCGGCACGGCCGTCCACATCAACGCCGGTGTCGGCGCGCTCGCCGCCGTCCTCGTCGTCGGCAAGCGCATCGGCTTCAAGAAGGACCCGATGCGGCCGCACAGCCTGCCGCTGGTGATGCTCGGCGCGGCGCTCCTGTGGTTCGGCTGGTTCGGCTTCAATGCGGGCTCGGCGCTCGCCGCCAACGGCGTCGCCGCCAACATGGCGATGAACACCCAGGTGGCCACCGGTGCCGCGATGCTCGGCTGGCTCGTCTACGAACGTATCCGGCACGGCGCCTTCACCACCCTCGGCGCGGCCTCAGGCGCCGTCGCGGGCCTGGTCGCGATCACCCCGGCCGGCGCCGCCGTCAACGCCTTCGGCGCGATCCTCATCGGACTTGTCGCCGGTGCCGTCTGCTCCTGGGCCGTCAGCCTCAAGTTCAAGCTGGGCTTCGACGACTCCCTCGACGTGGTCGGCGTGCACCTCGTCGGCGGTGTGATCGGCACCCTCCTCGTCGGCGTCCTCGCCACCGGCGGTGTCGGCGGCGCGACCCAGCTCGGCCGGCAGGCCGCCGGGGCGTTCGCCGTGATGGGCTACTCCTTCGTCGTCTCCTGGCTTCTGGCCAAGGGCGTCGACAAGGCGATCGGCTTCCGTGCCTCCGAGGACGACGAGGTCAGCGGCGTCGACCAGGCCTACCACGCCGAGAGCGCCTACGACTTCAGCGCGGTCGCGGGCGTCTCCTCCGCACGGGCCGCCGCGCCGGCCGCCGTATCCGACAAGGCGCAGAACAAGAAGGTGGACGCATGA
- a CDS encoding sugar porter family MFS transporter, translated as MTSTATAQGSEGRKAQPDHLGHVIFITAAAAMGGFLFGYDSSVINGAVEGIRGKYDIGSAALAQVIAIALIGCAIGAATAGRLADRIGRIRVMQISATLFTISAVGSALPFALWDLAFWRVLGGIAIGMASVIGPAYIAEVSPPAYRGRLGSFQQAAIVVGIAVSQLVNWGILNLADGDQRGKLMGIEAWQLMLGVMVVPAVLYGLLSFVIPESPRFLISVNKIDKAKAVLADVEGSHIDLDARVNEIELAMRSEHKSSFKDLLGSKMGFMPIVWVGIGLSVFQQLVGINVAFYYSATLWQSVGIDPSDSFLYSFTTSIINIVGTVIAMIFVDKIGRRPLALVGSAGMAVSLALEAWAFSAQAADGSLPTTQGTVALVAAHAFVLFFALSWGVVVWVFLGEMFPNKIRAAALGVAAAAQWIANWAITASFPSLSDWNLSGTYVIYAFFALLSIPFVMKFVKETKGKALEEMG; from the coding sequence TTGACCAGCACTGCGACGGCGCAGGGGTCCGAGGGCCGCAAGGCCCAGCCGGACCACCTCGGCCACGTCATTTTCATCACCGCGGCCGCGGCCATGGGTGGCTTCCTCTTCGGCTACGACAGCTCCGTGATCAACGGCGCGGTCGAGGGCATCCGCGGTAAGTACGACATCGGTTCCGCCGCCCTCGCCCAGGTCATCGCGATCGCCCTGATCGGCTGCGCGATCGGTGCCGCCACCGCCGGCCGGCTCGCCGACCGCATCGGCCGGATCCGCGTGATGCAGATCTCCGCGACCCTGTTCACGATCAGCGCGGTGGGCTCGGCGCTGCCCTTCGCCCTGTGGGACCTCGCCTTCTGGCGGGTGCTCGGCGGCATCGCGATCGGCATGGCCTCGGTCATCGGCCCGGCCTACATCGCCGAGGTCTCGCCGCCCGCCTACCGCGGCCGCCTCGGCTCGTTCCAGCAGGCCGCGATCGTGGTCGGCATTGCCGTCTCGCAGCTGGTCAACTGGGGCATCCTCAACCTCGCCGACGGTGACCAGCGCGGCAAGCTCATGGGCATAGAGGCCTGGCAGCTGATGCTCGGCGTCATGGTCGTCCCGGCCGTGCTCTACGGTCTGCTCTCCTTCGTGATCCCCGAGTCGCCCCGGTTCCTGATCTCGGTCAACAAGATCGACAAGGCGAAGGCCGTCCTGGCCGACGTCGAGGGCAGCCACATCGACCTCGACGCGCGCGTCAACGAGATCGAGCTGGCGATGCGCAGCGAGCACAAGTCGTCCTTCAAGGACCTGCTCGGCTCCAAGATGGGCTTCATGCCGATCGTCTGGGTCGGCATCGGCCTCTCGGTCTTCCAGCAGCTCGTCGGCATCAACGTCGCCTTCTACTACTCGGCGACCCTGTGGCAGTCCGTGGGCATCGACCCGAGCGACTCGTTCCTCTACTCCTTCACCACGTCGATCATCAACATCGTCGGCACCGTGATCGCGATGATCTTCGTCGACAAGATCGGCCGTCGCCCGCTCGCCCTCGTCGGCTCGGCCGGTATGGCCGTCTCCCTCGCCCTCGAGGCCTGGGCCTTCTCCGCCCAGGCGGCGGACGGCTCGCTGCCGACCACGCAGGGCACGGTGGCCCTGGTCGCGGCCCACGCGTTCGTGCTCTTCTTCGCCCTCTCCTGGGGTGTCGTGGTCTGGGTCTTCCTGGGCGAGATGTTCCCGAACAAGATCCGCGCCGCGGCGCTCGGCGTCGCCGCCGCCGCGCAGTGGATCGCGAACTGGGCCATCACGGCGAGCTTCCCGAGCCTGTCGGACTGGAACCTCTCGGGTACGTACGTCATCTACGCGTTCTTCGCGTTGCTCTCGATCCCCTTCGTGATGAAGTTCGTGAAGGAGACCAAGGGCAAGGCGCTGGAGGAGATGGGCTAA